The DNA segment CTGGTCGGCGCTGCGGCGCAAGGTCGGGCACGTCATCGGGGGTGCGCCCAGCCGGTGACCGGCGCCACGGCCCCGCGCTCGCCCGGCCGCCACACCTCCCGCAGCGCACACAGCACCAGCACCGCCAGCACCGCCGCGACGTGCTCCTTGCCCGCCAGGTTGCTCTTGATGGACACCACCTCGACGACCATCGCCACGGCGACCGCGGCGCAGGTGAACCAGGCGCGGTAGCGCCAGCACACGAACACCGCCAGCCCCACCACCGCCGCCGACGGCCCGGTGTCGATCACGTACTTGTCCGAATCGGGCAGCCCCAGGGGGCTCACCGGGCCGATCCAGATGCCGATCCGCGCGTACATCGTCCCGGCGAGCGTGGCGAGGTAGGCGACCAGCAGGGTCTGCCGCCGGCCGACGCAGATCTCCGCGATCCCGAAGACCACCAGGATCTGCGCCAGCGCCCCCCACACCGGAAGGTCCAGCGCCGGGACGAACAGCGACAGCGGGGTGCGCAGCAGCGCCAGCCACAGGTGCTCCCAGGCCTGGATGGAGCCGACGTTCTGGACCGCGTGGTAGCCCCAGGTCTGGTTCTGCACGAAGTGGAAGACCAGGGTCAGGCCCACCGCGGTGAGCGTCACCGGAATCGCCCGCAGCCTGGCCGTGACCAGCGAGGAGCCGACCATGCGCAGCAGCGGGCCCCACTCCGCGCGCGCGGCGCGGCCCAGCGCGGACGCCTCCCGCCGCCCCGGCACCACTCCTTCCCGCCGCCCCGGCACCACTCCTTCCCGCCGCCCCGCCCCAGCAGTACTCATCTGGCCTTCTCCAGGTGCTTGCGGTTCAGCCACTTGGGCAGACCGGGGGCTTCCAGAAAGCCTTCCGCACGGCCGGCGGCGATTCCGATGCGCAGCAGATCGGTGCTCTTTTCGAAGAGCAGGTACCGCGGCTCCCAGATCGGCCGGTATTTCGCATTGGCGCGATAGAGCGATTCGATTTGCCACCACCGGGAGAAGAAGCTGAGCAGTGAGCGCCACAGGCGCAGCACCGGGCCCGCGCCGAGCCGCGATCCACGTTCGAAGACGGAACGGAACATCGCGAAGTTGAGCGAGAGCTGAGTGATCTCCACCTCCTTCGCCCGCTGGATCAGCTCCAGCACCATGAACTCCATCAGCCCGTTCTCGGAGTTCCTCTCCCGCCGCATCAGATCCAGCGAGAGCCCCTTCTCGCCCCAGGGCACGAAGCTCAGCAGCGCCCGCAGCTCGCCCGCTGCCCCGTCCGTGCCGCCGTCCCGGCATTCGAGCATCACGCAGCGCCCGTCACCCGGGTCGCCGAGCCGGCCCAGCGCCATCGAGAACCCGCGCTCGGTCTCCCCGTCGCGCCAGTCGTCGGCCAGCTCCAGCAGCCGCGCCAGCTCCGCCGCGGGGATGTCCTCGTGGCGCCGGACGGTGACCGTGTAGCCGGCCCGCTTGATGCGGTTGTAGGCCTGCCGCACGGTGCGCATCGCCCGGCCGTCGAGGGTGAACTCCGCGGTGTCCACGATCGCTTCGTCGCCGAGCTCCAGCGCGTCCAGGCCGTGCCGGGCGTAGACCGTGCCGCCCTCCTCGCTCGCGCCCATCACCGCGGGCGCCCAGCCGTGCTCCCGCGCCTCGGCCAGCCACACCTCGATCGCCCCGGGCCACGCCTCGGGGTCCCCCAGCGGGTCGCCGGAGGCCAGCGACACCCCGCCCACGACGCGGTAGGCGACGGCCGCCTTGCCGCTGGGGGAGAAGAGCACGCTCTTGTCGCGGCGCAGCGCGAAGTAGCCCAGCGAATCGCGGTCGCCGTGCCGCGCCAGGAGCGCGCGCAGCCGCTCCTCGTCGTCCTCGCCGAGCGCCTCGGTGCTGCGCACCGACCGGAACGCCGCCCACAGCACCGCGACCAGCAGCAGCGTGCTGAGCACGTTGATGGTGACGTTGACCCAGTTCGGGGTGGCGATCTCCGGGAACGCGCGGTCGTCGGCGGCCAGCGACACCAGCCGCATCAGGCCGTAGCGCCAGCGCTGCACGAACGTCGAGGCGTCCCCGGCGGTGTTGGTGACGGTCACCAGCAGCGCGGCGAGCAGCGAGGCGCCCAGCAGACCGCCGGCCGCGACCACCGCCGCCAGCTTCGGGTTCGCGCGGTCGCCCTTCGCGGAGAACTCGCGGCGCCCGGCGATCAGCGCGGCGGCGAACAGCACGGTCAGCGCCAGCGACACCCAGTTCTGCACGGGGGCGCGGAACTCGGGGGCCACCGCCATCCCGAATCCGAAGACCAGCGCCAGCAGCCCGGACAGCACCAGATTCAGAATCCAGGCCGCCCGCTTGCGCCGCCGCAGGGTCACCGACAGGAAGAGCGAGAAGGCGCCGGAGGCGAACCCCGCCGTCAGCAGATACGGAGTAAAGAATTCCGCGATGTTGTGCCGGCGGATGTCATTGCCGAACGACACCCATACCGCGCTCAGGAAATTGATGAACGTGACCGTGCGCAGATACCAGATGCCGAATGCGGCGCCGCGCTGTGACCACGGGCCGCGGGGGCGGTCTTCGTCCGGACTCAAGCGATGTCTCCCATAAAACGTGTAAAGCGCGATCTTATGGGGAGCCGCCGGTGGCCCGGTACGGGCAGGAAGTGGTGAGCGCCCCGGCAGGGCGCTCGTCCGGTCGCTTCGTCCGCCGGCCGGCCGGGGCGGGCCGGCGGCGGATCAGTCGCGTACGGGCAGTTCCGCCGCCAGGGACGCGGCCGCCTGCACCAGCGGCAGGGCGAGCAGCGCCCCCGTCCCCTCTCCGGCAGTGACGCCGTGGTCGAGCAGAGGGTTGAGCGCGATCCGGTCCAGCGCCTTCGCCTGCGCCGGCTCCCCGCTCGCCTGCCCGGCCACCCACCAGTCCGGCGCCCGGAACGCCACCCGCTGCGCCACCAGCGCACACGCCGCCGAGACCACCCCGTCCAGGATCACGGGAGTACGGCGCACCGCGCTCTGCAGCAGGAAACCGGTCATCGCGGTCAGGTCCGCGCCGCCGACCGTGGCCAGCAGCTCCAGCTGGTCGCCGAGCACCGGCCGGGCCCGCCGCAGCGCGTCGCGGATCGCCGCGCACTTGCGCATCCAGGCCAGGTCGTCGATGGGGGCGCCGCCCCGCCCGGTGACCACCGAGGCGTCCGTGCCGCACAGCGCGGCGATCAGCGTGCTCGCCGCGGTCGTCCCGCCGACGCTCAGATCGCCCAGCACCACCAGGTCGGTACCGGCGTCCGCCTCCTCGTCCGCGAGCGCCGTGCCGGTGCGGAACGCCGCCTCGGCCTCCTCGGCCGTCAGCGCGTCCTCGATGTCGATCCGCCCCGAACCGCGCCGCACCCGGTAGCGGGTGACGTCCTCCGGCAGTTCCTCCGGGTCGCAGTCCACCGCCAGGTCCACCACGCGCAGCTGCGCCCCGGCCCGCCGGGCCAGCACCGCCGCCGGGCTCGCCCCGTCCAGCACGGCCCGTACGAGGTCCTTGGCGCCGCCGGCCGGCCGGGCCGACACCCCGAGCGAGGCCACCCCGTGATCGCCCGCGAACAGCACGGCCCGCGCCCGCTCGACGGGACGCACCGGAACCTGCTGCTGTGCGGCGGCCAGCCAGTCACCCAGCTCGTCGAGGCGGCCGAGCGCGCCCGGCGGCACGGCCAGCCGCGCCCGCCGCTCCTCGGCGTCACGGCGCACCCCGCCGTCGGGGCGCTCGATCAGGTGGGCGAAGTCGTCGAGGTTCAAGGCGCTCATTGGGCGCAGATTACCGTCAACTCACCGGTGACGAGGCGTGCCGGGGGGAACGGGCCGGCGCGAACCGGACCTCGGCCACCAGCGGCGTCAGCGCGCGCAGCACCGGGAGACGGCCCGCCCGCCACATCAGCCGGGCCGGCAGACCGCCCGCCGCGGCGCACCGCGGCGACGCCGGCACCGGGCCGAGTTCGCGCACCGCCTCGATGCCCGGGTGCACCCCGGCCACCCGCGGCAGTTGGGCACGGTCCAGCGCCCAGCGCACCGGATCCGGCCCCCGGCCGCCCGCCGCGGCGGCCCGGCGGGCCAGCGCCCCCGCCAGTCGTGGCAGGGCGTCAAAGACCAGCACCCCGCCGGGAAACCGCTCCGCACAGGCCGCCAGCAGCGCGCGCACCGCGGGCGGCGGCAGCCGCATCAGCACCCCGGGCGCAGTGACCACGACCCCGCGCCACGGCTCCGGCACCGCGTCCAGCCAGCCGGGATCGGTCACCGCGCAGGCGACCGTGCGGTGCCGGGCGCCGTCCGGGAGCAGCATCCGGCGGGCCGCCGCGGTCCGCGGGGGCACCACCGTCAGCCAGGTGAGCCGCCCGTTGTCCAGCCGCCAGAAGCCGGTGCCGAGCCCCTCGCCGAGCGCGACCACCGTCGCCCGCGGCCACCGCTCCAGGTAGGCGCGTACGGCCGCGTCGAAGAGCCGCCCGCGCCCGCTCGGCTCCCGGGCCGCGCCCCACCCGCCCGGCGCTTCGGATGCGGTCCGCTCGGATTCGGTCACGGGTCAAGAGCACCCGGCGCCGCGCCCCCGGGCAAGCGGACACGGGCCCCGCCGGGCATCCGTCATCCGCGCAGCGCAAGCGCCTGGCCCGCGACGACCAGCAGCACCTGCTCGCACTCCGCGGCGAACGCCGCGTTCAGCCGCCCCAGTTCGTCGCGGAACCGGCGGCCCGCCGCGGTCGCCGGGACCACCCCGGAACCGACCTCGTTGCTCACCGCCACCACCGGCCGGTGCGTCTCCCGCACCGCCGCCACCAGCGCGTCGGTCCGCTCGCGCAGCGCCTGCCG comes from the Streptomyces angustmyceticus genome and includes:
- a CDS encoding class I SAM-dependent methyltransferase — encoded protein: MTESERTASEAPGGWGAAREPSGRGRLFDAAVRAYLERWPRATVVALGEGLGTGFWRLDNGRLTWLTVVPPRTAAARRMLLPDGARHRTVACAVTDPGWLDAVPEPWRGVVVTAPGVLMRLPPPAVRALLAACAERFPGGVLVFDALPRLAGALARRAAAAGGRGPDPVRWALDRAQLPRVAGVHPGIEAVRELGPVPASPRCAAAGGLPARLMWRAGRLPVLRALTPLVAEVRFAPARSPRHASSPVS
- a CDS encoding phosphatidylglycerol lysyltransferase domain-containing protein, coding for MSPDEDRPRGPWSQRGAAFGIWYLRTVTFINFLSAVWVSFGNDIRRHNIAEFFTPYLLTAGFASGAFSLFLSVTLRRRKRAAWILNLVLSGLLALVFGFGMAVAPEFRAPVQNWVSLALTVLFAAALIAGRREFSAKGDRANPKLAAVVAAGGLLGASLLAALLVTVTNTAGDASTFVQRWRYGLMRLVSLAADDRAFPEIATPNWVNVTINVLSTLLLVAVLWAAFRSVRSTEALGEDDEERLRALLARHGDRDSLGYFALRRDKSVLFSPSGKAAVAYRVVGGVSLASGDPLGDPEAWPGAIEVWLAEAREHGWAPAVMGASEEGGTVYARHGLDALELGDEAIVDTAEFTLDGRAMRTVRQAYNRIKRAGYTVTVRRHEDIPAAELARLLELADDWRDGETERGFSMALGRLGDPGDGRCVMLECRDGGTDGAAGELRALLSFVPWGEKGLSLDLMRRERNSENGLMEFMVLELIQRAKEVEITQLSLNFAMFRSVFERGSRLGAGPVLRLWRSLLSFFSRWWQIESLYRANAKYRPIWEPRYLLFEKSTDLLRIGIAAGRAEGFLEAPGLPKWLNRKHLEKAR
- the cobT gene encoding nicotinate-nucleotide--dimethylbenzimidazole phosphoribosyltransferase — its product is MSALNLDDFAHLIERPDGGVRRDAEERRARLAVPPGALGRLDELGDWLAAAQQQVPVRPVERARAVLFAGDHGVASLGVSARPAGGAKDLVRAVLDGASPAAVLARRAGAQLRVVDLAVDCDPEELPEDVTRYRVRRGSGRIDIEDALTAEEAEAAFRTGTALADEEADAGTDLVVLGDLSVGGTTAASTLIAALCGTDASVVTGRGGAPIDDLAWMRKCAAIRDALRRARPVLGDQLELLATVGGADLTAMTGFLLQSAVRRTPVILDGVVSAACALVAQRVAFRAPDWWVAGQASGEPAQAKALDRIALNPLLDHGVTAGEGTGALLALPLVQAAASLAAELPVRD